The genomic window GCATTGctaaaatcatacagtacagtagtattatccaaacacctgctTGCCAATttaatcataaaagtgttcagataactgaatttgttcagataaatgaagcccattcatttatatacagagttctgttcaactgctctaatagaatgtatACCTCTACCAAAGAGTACATTATATTGCATACTTCAGCAGGCAGCTCATGTTACcatctcctgttcatacaggatATTTAATGCTTGGGCTTCAGCATCATGGGATGTACATTGatataattgtttagttttatataagtagctacaatttttttttctttttgtcttaCCAGGGCTGCcgttattattactttttcaaTAAATTGGTAACCCTGAGTCCCCTTTGTAAttctattgtacatgtaatggtcaaattatgacatcatcatcatcgtcactTACGTATGCTGTTTGGATATTTGTGATTCGAATAATTGAGGTCCTACTAAAAGTATCACAGCCTCATgataccttcatggcatcttggagtattagttaggtataaccaagcccaaaattcCTTTAATACAAcctaaaatgcttccaataggatactacaatttttttttgaattaTCCTGTggagttttctactgactggctgactaCCTGACTCACTGCCTGAGTGATACACCTTGTACCTTCAGACAAAAATAACCTGATAATGGCTAAGACAAATGGGCTTAATTCTTttactgttcaacgtcacttcagccTAAGAAATTCTTTTTGGGATAACCGAGTTCATACAATGTATGCTTCATTGTGTCTTTCtttgtcccatttatctttgccaAATGTAATCCGTGGTAGCttcacatgatggcttccctgcacttataatggaaattgtcAGAGTTTCCATTGCAGAGGTACTTGTCatagtgttttataattatgtaatgctatgtaatggACAGAACATAGTAAATTTTTAAGGTTTTAGAAGCACTGAGATTGGATTGTAGGCTGCTTTTAGTTAACAAGCACAATAAATCTAATGCTTTAACCTGGCCAACTATAGGGCAAAAAATAGTTGTGACtaaactgtagctttgattgctcaattagagtagttacttgactgttatattagagtatctcgatcgtttttaatgcagtgggagatgataAGTGAAGTGTTTCTGAGGGTTTGacagctataaatggtgttagttaagtgcaactgcatgcgtgctactgaaatacagtggtatgtaGTTGTTTTCTAAATTCTATGGCACAATTCTATGACAAATTATCAGCACAGCAATAATGAAGCTAGTAAGACTGCCACTGACCTAAATTAAATAGGGGCTTCTGTTGAAACCACAGAAAACCATCTAGATCTGCAACAATAAGTACAAAGAAAATTAAGTTCAATTAATAAAAGAAGTGAGGTTGTCTACAGAATTCAGACTGTCCACAGATCCCTCATAGTTGTGCGAAAATCTTTAAATTGAGCAACTATCAGCTGTGATTTTACATCAAAtgtaaaatgaaaaaaataCCTGAGCTAAAAGGCATTTCTGAAATCTAAGATgcaaagtttaaaatgtgagAATCCTGAAAAAGTGCATAACTGTGAAATATACATACCATAAAACTTTCTGGGTATACATATGAGTCATGAGAGGTTGAAAAGGTAGTCAAATTTCATCATTTCATGTGCTCACTTtagcaggcctggtcacatatgtatgtaattgtttTCAGTTTGTAAACTCTGTTGTAGCTTAAACTAATTGAAATGTTGGTGTGTTGTATGTAACACgtttttaataataattatatatactttACATAGTTATTTTTATATTGTTACTACAGGTGACAGTGAAGAAGCCATCAGAGAAAACAAAGCTTATGCCATGGCATTGGCAAAGGGAGAGGCTAATCCATCTAGTGTATCCATATATGTTTTGGGACAAGAAAAAGCTGGAAAATCTTGCCTGGTTTCCACCCTCTTAGGAGACAAGTTTGAAGAGCGCATAGCAACACGTGGTGCCGATGTGGATGTGTGCACTGTGTTTGCTTCTAACTGGTATCGTATTGATAAGCCAGGGATTCCTAAAATAATGCAGAAATTATTTTATACCAAGCTTAAGGTAACAGCTGAGATTAAAATCTCTGCTGAACATATTGAGCCCCTGTCCACAGCCTCAAGCATGCAAGAGCTCCAGCAAAGCTTGCCTGAACTGCCTGCGGCTGTTAAAGCTGATCTGGAGCAAGCTAAGGCAGCAGTCCTAGTTGATGATGATGGCATTAATGCTATTATCTGGGACTTTGCTGGTCAGTCTGTCTATCATGGGCTGCACTCAATGTTCCTCAAAGAGGACAATGTAGCCATGGTGGTGTTTGATGCCTCTCAAAACCTCCATGATCACACACAAGGCAGAAATGTTGTCAGAGATCCATACACAGAAAAATCTGTAAATCCGACTACAACTGGTGCTGAAACTGTTTGCTATTGGCTGAAAGCAATCCACTCCATTTGCCACAAAGATGGTACCAAGCATGGCTCTAAATCTAAACTAGTACCAGTAGTATTTCTTGTTGCTACTCATATAGATGCTCTAGGAGATGAGAAGGCCattgaagaaagaaaaaaactaATTATTGATTGGCTGGTTCAGTTGCTAAAGGGGAAACCATATGCCCAGCATTTAGCCGGTATTAAGGATGGCCTCAGAAATGCATTGGAGAAGTATTGCTTTTTTATAAGCAATAAGGTTAGGAACCACAAGGAGCTAAATCGTTTAAAGGCTGAACTGATGGAAGCCTCACAATATATTTTAGGTAAAAAGCACCCAGTTGTCTACCTGAATATTGAAAAAGAGCTCTTTGCAACCGAACAGGCTGTAATCACTACCACTCAATTccacactattacaaatgattgTGGCTTCTTCACAGCCATTGGTAGTGAGGAGTTCAAAGGTGCATTGGCACACTTTCACAATAAAGGTAATATCCTACACTTTCCAAACACACAGTCATTGAGAGAAGTAGTGGTTCTCTCACCGCAGTGGCTGGCAAAATTCTTTGCCTATGTCATTGTTGCGCACCCATATAAATTTGATGCTAGTCGCCATGATGCACAATATGAGCGACTAATAAATCACGGTGTTTTGGTAGAAGATTTCATCTCTTGCATGGTGCAAAAATTTAACTTAGACCAAAAGAAATTTGGCTTTCCATTAACCACTAAGCAAGCTATTGAATTTGTGGGGCTATTTGGGTTCATTGCTGAAGTCGACAACAGCACTTACTTTTTAGAAGAAAAAATACAACTGCCAAAGCAAGAAGACAAAGTTTTTATTGTACCATCGATGTTACCTTGGAATTTACCCCAAACTGGCATCAATTTGCCAGCTGATAATGATGAAAACGTTTGTGTTGTTTATTTCAAATTTCCAGACCACTTCATCCCCCTCATGGTATTCTACCAGATGCTTGCTGCTTGCATCAACAGAAATATCAAGCAAAGTGAATATCTATGCCTGTAAGTTTGGTCTGTAATCAGCATTTATAATACATGTAAAAATACAACCCTGTGTGCCTATGTTTGCATTTATGGTGGCTTAACACGTACATGCTTACCAAACACCACAAGCAAAGCTATATCATACCAAGGTGTCTTTTACACCACTTTCCCATAGTTAGTACCCATAAGCTTTATTGTATTGTGTTATCCTTCCACAGCACAGTTTATAGTAGTCTCCCATTACTGGAGCTAAGCCATAGTATCATTAAAAGCTGCAAAGGCAGAATAAATGATTGTTGAAATAACACTATAAAATTAAGGAGTGTATGTTTATGACATATTTACTATATGAAAAAATAAGGTTTATTTCATGACTTCTTTAAATTGCAGGCTGAGGAGACATATGATCAAGCTAGTCCTGGGTATTGATCAATACTACTATGTCACTCTTTCCGATGAGAATGATAGTATACGATTAGCAATCACACCTGATGAAGATGGCGTGGTCAGCATTGCAGGGCTACAGAATAGATGGAATTTGATTGAGTTCTTTAGTGCCAAGCTGAGAGAAATCACAACAACATTTATGCCAGCCTCTGCTCCTCCAGAATGTTACATTCCTTGCAGCTTATGTCCAAATCTCCATATAAGATTAGATGAAACCAGAGCTAATGAAATGCCACTTCGTTGCTCTCGGGGAAGGTTGACGTCTGATTACTACAAGAGTCTGAGGCAATACCCAGGTACATACACACAGAGTATTGTACAATTGTGTGTAACTGTATTAGTACAGTATAATAAGTTACGTATACAATACTGTGTATAACTGTCATCATGTCACATATTTTGCTTTGCAAAGTTGTCATGCACACAATGATGCTTGTATAAAAAAATTTGTGATAAAATTTTATATCCAAATTTTATGTGTTGCATATTTGTATGTGACCTGTTGAGTAAAAACCAgtcattttcacaaaattctattttgctttAGAAATGTGGGGTAAACCACTGATGTTTGGCCACCAGAAAATTTCAGACGCTCATACTCCGAAACTGTAAAACATATTCCTTTGCATTTTGCATCATTGTTAGCTTAGAACGTCACCAACTAACACACCAAATTTTGTAGAATTTCCTCCAGGACTGTGTATTTGGCAAGGTATTAAGCCTAAGTCCAAATCTCATGACTTTTTGGCCAAAAGTACCTATTTTCAGACCACACCTCGCAAAGCACAGGAAATGCAAAGATTTAATACATGTAGCTAGGGTAACCACTCAAGGTCTAGTCCACCAAATATTAGCTTATAAATCAACGTTACACCTCAGATATTATTAAATGTATGAGCACATAtaggccaatcaaatttcagtcaTTCATTGACacatataattacaattactgatAGAATTTAGGAGAAAATTTAGATTTCAATTGTTTGACGCCATGAACATCAAAGCATATCATTTAGAGTGCTTAGCATGTTTTATGACGATCTGTAACTGGACTGTTCGCAAACTAGCTGCATGCAAAGAGTTAGAATACTTGTTAAAaagccacaaacaaacttgtttcagTAAAATCTTCACATGGAATAATCTCACATGAAGAATGATACAGTACAGAGGCATTTTGAAATGAAAattcagtgattgttctattagagtaattaaaataattattttgactgCTTTTATTATAGTATTCAATTCTGAGTATCTAATTTGTTACAAGAAATCAAGATTTAAGTAAATAAATTATGAAAGCAGTCAGGATTAtatatcaactactctaatagaacagtcacatatatgaaaTTCCATGTAAAATGCTTTTCTActgtattgttcttcatttgagAATATTTCATGTAAATTTTTTACTGAATTGGTGTTTGTTTGTGACTTTGTAGCAGGTGTTCTGACTCTGGCTGTGTAGCTAGTTTGGTAGCAGCCCAGCTATGGATCATCATAACATATACTAAACACTCAAAATGATTTGCGTTGATGTTAATGGTGTCGCAAACAGCTGAAATCATCTAAATTTGCTCACAAATTCCATCAGCAGTTGTATTTAAATGTACCAATCAATGACTGAAATTTGATTAGCCTACATGTACTCATAtatgtgtaggttagagacctaatCGGAGGATATTCGTAGGTTTTTAAAATACATGAAGATCCAAGGGCATAGTTCTAACCAACTTAGgaaatgtatgcattatatatggGCATATACGTGGAGTTGTTGTGGGATTGAGTTGTATGTCATACTGAAATCATCATGTAATATTAAAATAATCATggaagactgaacatgtttTTTGTTGAAGTATTGAAAAAAATTGAAGCTCGCATTGCTTCCTTTCGCAAGTTAAACTAAttggatctggcacagctgGGAAATGGCAGTGATCGATAATAGCGGTAGCCAGTACCTATGGTATCACAGTAGTGTAAAGAACACGTGTGTcgaagaagcagcttgtgtggatttacATGATGGGaacgagttgtcacaagttgtgccttcagtggAGCTACAGTAGCACGAAGAACAAGCACGGTTtctaatatggaccacacccacattacacatAGCAAAAAGTAATGTTCTAGAAGCTTACCTAGTTAGGTCTTGGTAATGTCCATCCATAGTTTAATAGACGATGAAAACAACAAAACATTCTAGAAACAGATGGgtgctaaacagaattttccgtgatattttggacttctccgttcatcgtgacaaacatacatacaacattagattgtacctcccataatcaaattattttaggtatgcctataaaatgaatagagaagttaaccacatgttggcctgggtgactggtcacccactgcaggctatcagcctgattatgcttggagggagcattgcaaatcaatgatcaaaagtgagatttgaGGTGCTTGAGGttttttctgctagcaggttacTAACCATTTTAGagcctgctagcaggtctcttagagGATTTtgtaaagacctcattatctcccaaagtTCAAAGggttttatgcataccattttctaattaaTAATATATGAAGATTAACATTGATTTataagctgatacttggtgggccaggggaggggcacaaacaggccaagttgtagatGGTTGGGGAGAGCTAGATTCTCttattagttgctgcatttttgaagcagcaaataatcacctcttagtataTGTCTCACTGTTAATTTTGCCATTTTGATTTTTTCAGGTGGTTATGAAGTCTTAAAATCTGTTTAAAGGCCCTGAATGTCttaacatgataattatttttagtggtgcttagtacgcacgaaggtgctgggtaacaATTTCAAAGCTATTTTGGCTTTGGTCTTTGATTTCAAGtggatttgtaataaatgctatcaaaatgtgcatattttcatgagtttataaactgatcttggactgacataaagtttagtagctaactattttaatcagaagaaTGGCTGGCTCCACCACTAGGGGAGGGGGgtaatttgccccaaatgccccatcctgcaTCCACCATTGTGGGCTAGAGATTGAGTACATGCACTACCCTAGCTACATGAACTATATCTTTGCATTTGCCGTACTTTGTGAGGTGTGAAAATAGGTACTTTTTGCCAAAACAGCATGCGGTTTGGACTTAGGTTTAATGCCTTGCCACACAAAGTCCTAGAGGAAATCTTACAAAACTTGGTGTGCTAGTTGGTGAGGGTCTAAGCTAACAATGATACAGAAATTCAAGGGAATTTGTTTTATGGTTTCCGCATACAAGCATCCAAAAATTCCTTGTGGCCAAACGGTGGCTTACTCCGTTGAAATAACCTAGGTAAAAATACACATGCTATGTAAGAATTTTATGTATGTTTTACCGATTTGGTATGAAATGAAAAAAGCTCAAATCGTTAAACCCTATACACCACCAGATCctcctgttcattgggagtatgataatctttatttcatgttcataCAGCTTGCAGTACATGAGTTATGGGTACTTATTTATGATGCGGTAGAAATAGTTTACCGTCgtcatttaattgttgaaatggccttcttttTACACACAGAGATGTACACTGAACAAAAACCTTGATCAATGTGCCAGTTCACggtgaacagattgagccaagcCCTGTCTTCATGATGTGTTTTAGTCATGAGTTATCATTGATTAATTAAGCTCCTGTGTTTTATTTGCCATACTGTTGCTATATAAATCAAGtatattcctgttccaactgtttagtgctataactccaagactattgaTCGcaaaaagctgaaactttggttgtcaACTCCTTTGTTACtgtagataacagagaagcaataaaatggaattcaaagaATCTATAAACAACGACCaatttttgctcagctggtcactgTTGTTTGAATTGGCTTTATCGTTTATACATATTTATTTACATACCTTGTGTAGCTGATGACTCAATTATTCAATTGTGGGTGTAATAATTTCATTTGTCTATGAAGTAAATAAACTAACAATGCTACATTTTCATCATATTAGCTCAGTCAGGAATTAAGCTTGATCTCAGCACCAGTTCTGCAGCAAGTGACTGTGGTAAGACCCTATACACACACTGTAGCTTTAACTTAAGCATTACAAACTTTGGGTTATTGTTAAACAAGCTTATACTATGGTCACCTATTTACTGTAGTGCTATTATGTAGTTGTGCATTGACACATCAAActttgtattttgtataatGCTTATAAAATTGTATACACATTTTCTGTAGGTGATAGAAGCTTGCCACCAAGTTTGCTAAACAAAGGTATAGAGCAACCAAGCATAATATTTAATACATGATAGTTCAAATGCTGTGTTTGCATTGTATCATGACACGTGGTAGTGTgccgtgtggccaagaaagctggtccgccacactgtgagtatgtttacaggaagaaacaaaatgcaattttcatgcatacatagctccatgCTCTCTTCTCAAATTGAAATtgtttttatactgcaaatgctctccaccttcaggaccccacataccaaatttgagcaagattgcctaacataatcatgaaatataagccttcaaaatttg from Dysidea avara chromosome 2, odDysAvar1.4, whole genome shotgun sequence includes these protein-coding regions:
- the LOC136246702 gene encoding uncharacterized protein isoform X2, whose protein sequence is MVQLLVELGADITVKDNGGQTPLKWAAERNHIDVVYYFIRSCKQNISQFSQKDQAKISDMVAEYERAHPEVVKGDSEEAIRENKAYAMALAKGEANPSSVSIYVLGQEKAGKSCLVSTLLGDKFEERIATRGADVDVCTVFASNWYRIDKPGIPKIMQKLFYTKLKVTAEIKISAEHIEPLSTASSMQELQQSLPELPAAVKADLEQAKAAVLVDDDGINAIIWDFAGQSVYHGLHSMFLKEDNVAMVVFDASQNLHDHTQGRNVVRDPYTEKSVNPTTTGAETVCYWLKAIHSICHKDGTKHGSKSKLVPVVFLVATHIDALGDEKAIEERKKLIIDWLVQLLKGKPYAQHLAGIKDGLRNALEKYCFFISNKVRNHKELNRLKAELMEASQYILGKKHPVVYLNIEKELFATEQAVITTTQFHTITNDCGFFTAIGSEEFKGALAHFHNKGNILHFPNTQSLREVVVLSPQWLAKFFAYVIVAHPYKFDASRHDAQYERLINHGVLVEDFISCMVQKFNLDQKKFGFPLTTKQAIEFVGLFGFIAEVDNSTYFLEEKIQLPKQEDKVFIVPSMLPWNLPQTGINLPADNDENVCVVYFKFPDHFIPLMVFYQMLAACINRNIKQSEYLCLLRRHMIKLVLGIDQYYYVTLSDENDSIRLAITPDEDGVVSIAGLQNRWNLIEFFSAKLREITTTFMPASAPPECYIPCSLCPNLHIRLDETRANEMPLRCSRGRLTSDYYKSLRQYPAQSGIKLDLSTSSAASDCGDRSLPPSLLNKAPIIPKMVRYLMKLNKWEEFGLLLLPEDDANYLVEKIKIENGRDQIDNCKLALFRKFLECGERTWQKVLDALEGSNNSNLAGVVKANLLKDFGQ
- the LOC136246702 gene encoding uncharacterized protein isoform X1, with the protein product MVQLLVELGADITVKDNGGQTPLKWAAERNHIDVVYYFIRSCKQNISQFSQKDQAKISDMVAEYERAHPEVVKGDSEEAIRENKAYAMALAKGEANPSSVSIYVLGQEKAGKSCLVSTLLGDKFEERIATRGADVDVCTVFASNWYRIDKPGIPKIMQKLFYTKLKVTAEIKISAEHIEPLSTASSMQELQQSLPELPAAVKADLEQAKAAVLVDDDGINAIIWDFAGQSVYHGLHSMFLKEDNVAMVVFDASQNLHDHTQGRNVVRDPYTEKSVNPTTTGAETVCYWLKAIHSICHKDGTKHGSKSKLVPVVFLVATHIDALGDEKAIEERKKLIIDWLVQLLKGKPYAQHLAGIKDGLRNALEKYCFFISNKVRNHKELNRLKAELMEASQYILGKKHPVVYLNIEKELFATEQAVITTTQFHTITNDCGFFTAIGSEEFKGALAHFHNKGNILHFPNTQSLREVVVLSPQWLAKFFAYVIVAHPYKFDASRHDAQYERLINHGVLVEDFISCMVQKFNLDQKKFGFPLTTKQAIEFVGLFGFIAEVDNSTYFLEEKIQLPKQEDKVFIVPSMLPWNLPQTGINLPADNDENVCVVYFKFPDHFIPLMVFYQMLAACINRNIKQSEYLCLLRRHMIKLVLGIDQYYYVTLSDENDSIRLAITPDEDGVVSIAGLQNRWNLIEFFSAKLREITTTFMPASAPPECYIPCSLCPNLHIRLDETRANEMPLRCSRGRLTSDYYKSLRQYPVAQSGIKLDLSTSSAASDCGDRSLPPSLLNKAPIIPKMVRYLMKLNKWEEFGLLLLPEDDANYLVEKIKIENGRDQIDNCKLALFRKFLECGERTWQKVLDALEGSNNSNLAGVVKANLLKDFGQ